From Solidesulfovibrio carbinoliphilus subsp. oakridgensis, the proteins below share one genomic window:
- a CDS encoding Lrp/AsnC family transcriptional regulator encodes MIDEIDRRILMILQENARTSNADIARAVAMAPSAVLERVRKLERKGVITGYEARIDPSSVELDLTAFTFVKTDEPVGAIDTGEQLAGVPGVQEVHYVAGSAAYLIKVRVPDTRSLAELLKVIGRLSTVRDTNTTVVLQTVKETGALPLGSKPATGEQP; translated from the coding sequence ATGATCGACGAAATTGACCGTCGTATTTTGATGATCCTTCAGGAGAACGCCCGGACCTCCAATGCCGACATCGCCCGGGCCGTGGCCATGGCCCCCTCGGCCGTGCTCGAGCGGGTGCGAAAGCTCGAGCGCAAGGGCGTCATCACGGGCTACGAGGCCCGCATCGACCCCTCGTCCGTGGAACTGGACCTCACGGCCTTCACCTTCGTCAAGACCGACGAGCCGGTGGGGGCCATCGACACCGGGGAGCAGCTGGCCGGCGTGCCCGGCGTCCAGGAGGTCCACTACGTGGCCGGCTCGGCCGCGTACCTGATCAAGGTCCGGGTGCCCGACACCCGGTCCCTGGCCGAACTGCTCAAAGTCATCGGCCGCCTTTCCACCGTGCGCGACACCAATACCACGGTGGTGCTGCAGACCGTCAAGGAAACCGGGGCCCTGCCCCTTGGCTCGAAACCAGCAACCGGAGAGCAACCGTGA